Proteins co-encoded in one Juglans regia cultivar Chandler chromosome 16, Walnut 2.0, whole genome shotgun sequence genomic window:
- the LOC109003235 gene encoding heavy metal-associated isoprenylated plant protein 35-like has protein sequence MNMMTTKKMRGFMCQSPAATAVLCMTDDSRSVIVPRKSDQRILSTFDNKRYLLNNGDYSRFVESPNYNKRSDISVPRLKREYQDTDQLDRQKPAHDLQIKPSSVLPSSDNVFQVVVMRVSIHCQGCAGKLKRHLSKMEGVTSFSIELETKRVTVMGHVSPAGVLESISKVKKAEYFWPTLAS, from the exons ATGAACATGATGACAACCAAGAAGATGAGAGGCTTCATGTGCCAGTCTCCGGCAGCAACTGCGGTACTGTGCATGACCGACGATTCTCGCTCGGTGATTGTGCCCAGAAAGTCTGATCAGAGAATTCTTAGTACTTTTGATAACAAACGGTACTTACTCAACAATGGCGACTACTCTAGGTTCGTTGAGTCCCCTAATTATAATAAGAGATCGGATATTTCAGTGCCTCGCCTCAAAAGAGAATATCAAGATACGGACCAGCTTGATCGGCAAAAGCCAGCTCATGATCTCCAGATCAAACCATCTTCAGTACTTCCTTCCTCAGATAATGTCTTCCAG GTTGTTGTGATGCGGGTATCAATTCATTGTCAAGGCTGTGCTGGCAAACTCAAGAGGCATCTGTCCAAAATGGAAg gaGTTACATCATTCAGTATAGAGCTAGAGACAAAGAGGGTGACGGTGATGGGACACGTTTCACCGGCCGGAGTTCTGGAGAGCATTTCAAAGGTGAAGAAGGCGGAGTACTTTTGGCccaccctagctagctag
- the LOC109003239 gene encoding high affinity sulfate transporter 2-like encodes MEIASGPSSRRHSGRLPHIHKVERPPKQNLLRDIQDSLKETFFSDEPLRPYKDQPGPRKFLIFLQHFFPILEWGRTYNLSKFKGDLIAGLTIASLCVPQDIAYAKLANLEPQYGLYSSFVPPLIYAFMGSSRDIAIGPVAVVSLLLGTLLQNEIPDSQANKLAYRRLAFTATFFAGITQFALGFFRLGFLIDFLSHAAIVGFMAGAAVTIALQQLKGLLGIKNFTKKTDIVSVMRSVWSAAHHGWNWQTMVIGLSFLAFLLFTKYIGKKNKKFFWVAAIAPLSSVVIATFFVGITHAEKQGVSIVRHIDRGINPSSFHEIHWTGEFLLKGLRIGVVAGMVALTEAVAIGRTFAAMKDYQLDGNKEMVALGSMNIVGSMTSCYVATGSFSRSAVNFMAGCKTAVSNIVMSCVVLLTLVLITPLFKYTPNAVLASIIIAAVVGLVDIGAVILLWKIDKFDFVACMGAFFGVIFKSVEIGLLIAVAISFAKILLQVTRPRTALLGKLPGTNVYRNVEQYSNATTVPGILIIRVDSAIYFSNSNYIKERILRWLGNEEEEAKKLNQSGIQFIVIEMSPVTDIDTSGIHSFEELHKTLQNRELQLVLANPAPIVIEKLYESKFVNLIGEDNIFLSVADAVTTLTPKTQEPA; translated from the exons ATGGAGATTGCGAGCGGCCCTTCGTCCCGGCGCCACTCAGGGCGTTTGCCCCATATTCACAAGGTGGAACGACCTCCAAAGCAAAATCTTCTGAGAGATATTCAAGATTCCTTGAAGGAAACTTTCTTCTCGGATGAGCCTTTACGCCCTTACAAGGACCAACCGGGTCCgagaaaatttcttattttcctcCAACATTTCTTTCCCATTCTTGAATGGGGAAGAACTTACAATCTTTCCAAATTCAAAGGTGACCTTATCGCCGGGCTTACTATTGCCAGTTTGTGTGTTCCTCAG GATATTGCATATGCAAAGCTTGCAAATCTGGAACCCCAATATGGGTTGT ACTCAAGCTTTGTTCCACCTCTTATTTATGCTTTCATGGGTAGCTCGAGAGATATTGCCATTGGACCAGTGGCTGTCGTGTCTCTGTTGCTTGGGACACTGCTGCAGAATGAGATCCCAGATTCACAAGCTAATAAACTTGCTTATAGGCGTCTAGCATTCACCGCTACCTTCTTCGCTGGCATCACTCAATTCGCACTTGGTTTTTTCAG ATTGGGTTTCTTAATCGACTTTCTTTCCCATGCCGCCATTGTCGGGTTCATGGCTGGAGCTGCTGTTACCATAGCCCTTCAACAGCTCAAAGGTCTTCTCGGTATAAAAAACTTCACGAAGAAGACTGACATCGTTTCTGTTATGCGCTCAGTTTGGAGCGCAGCACATCACGGg TGGAACTGGCAGACTATGGTCATAGGATTGTCATTCTTGGCATTCCTTCTGTTTACCAAGTACATC ggaaaaaagaacaagaaattctTTTGGGTTGCTGCTATTGCTCCTTTGTCCTCTGTTGTAATTGCCACCTTTTTCGTGGGTATCACCCATGCGGAAAAGCAAGGTGTTTCAATT GTAAGACATATAGATAGGGGCATCAATCCATCCTCTTTTCATGAAATCCATTGGACTGGAGAATTTCTTCTCAAAGGTCTTAGGATTGGTGTCGTGGCGGGTATGGTAGCTCTAACG GAAGCTGTAGCAATCGGAAGAACATTTGCTGCAATGAAGGACTACCAGCTGGATGGAAACAAAGAAATGGTGGCACTGGGAAGTATGAACATTGTTGGTTCCATGACATCTTGCTATGTAGCTACAG GATCCTTCTCTCGCTCAGCAGTAAATTTCATGGCCGGCTGCAAAACAGCCGTTTCCAACATCGTGATGTCTTGTGTTGTTCTTCTAACTTTGGTACTCATCACCCCATTGTTCAAGTACACCCCGAATGCTGTACTTGCTTCCATCATCATAGCTGCTGTGGTAGGCCTAGTTGACATCGGAGCTGTAATACTGCTATGGAAGATTGACAAATTCGATTTCGTTGCTTGCATGGGTGCCTTCTTTGGAGTAATTTTTAAAAGCGTTGAGATAGGTCTCCTAATTGCA GTCGCAATATCCTTTGCCAAAATCCTCCTGCAAGTCACCAGGCCACGAACTGCATTACTTGGGAAGCTCCCAGGAACAAATGTTTACAGGAATGTGGAGCAATATTCCAATGCAACAACTGTTCCTGGCATTCTGATCATCAGAGTTGATTCTGCAATTTACTTTTCAAACTCCAACTACATTAAGGAGAG GATTTTAAGATGGCTAGgcaatgaagaggaagaagcaaAGAAACTAAACCAATCCGGAATCCAATTCATTGTCATTGAAATGTCAC CTGTTACTGATATTGACACTAGTGGGATCCATTCCTTCGAAGAATTACATAAGACTCTTCAGAACAGAGAATTGCAG CTTGTTTTAGCAAACCCTGCTCCAATAGTGATTGAAAAGCTGTACGAGTCTAAGTTCGTAAACTTAATCGGCGAGGACAACATCTTCCTATCCGTTGCAGACGCTGTCACAACACTCACTCCAAAAACTCAAGAACCTGCATGA
- the LOC118344834 gene encoding chaperone protein dnaJ 20, chloroplastic-like encodes MHFLPSSIHSIHAKPKPFLSSPIPCKRHLTGHVQAVSVSCRATTTTFYEVLSLSPDKASIDEVKKAYRTMALRYHPDVCPPLMKEESTRMFVQLNAAYRTLSDPVLRKEYDCEILMEGFGRSTFGRTSRMGGVDHDRGTRSRWEQQIVELKRRSNCRMAEKEGSWGSRIRAHNMRNKEY; translated from the coding sequence ATGCATTTTTTGCCGAGTTCAATCCACAGCATTCATGCTAAACCCAAACCTTTCCTTTCTTCTCCAATTCCATGTAAACGGCATCTGACCGGCCACGTGCAGGCAGTATCTGTCTCATGCAgagccaccaccaccactttCTACGAGGTACTTTCACTGAGTCCGGACAAGGCGAGCATCGACGAGGTAAAGAAAGCTTACAGAACCATGGCTCTTCGATATCACCCAGACGTTTGTCCTCCGCTCATGAAGGAAGAGTCGACGAGGATGTTTGTCCAGCTGAATGCCGCATACCGGACGCTGTCGGATCCCGTGCTGCGCAAAGAGTATGACTGCGAAATATTAATGGAGGGTTTTGGCCGGAGTACTTTCGGAAGAACATCCAGGATGGGTGGGGTCGATCACGATCGTGGAACGAGAAGCAGGTGGGAACAACAAATTGTTGAGCTGAAGAGGAGGTCCAATTGTCGTATGGCTGAAAAGGAGGGGTCATGGGGCAGTAGAATCAGGGCTCACAACATGAGGAACAAGGAGTATTAG
- the LOC109003240 gene encoding non-specific lipid-transfer protein-like protein At5g64080 — protein MAAKLSLSLVLCVLAIWAVDFAHGGSSDNAPAPSVDCSSLILNMAECLSFVSEGSSATKPEGNCCAGLKTVIKVDADCLCEAFKSSASLGVVLNVTKAMSLPAACNVSGSAVSNCALSPAAAESAPVAAPPGTAIGGNEVPPASAPAPSSGSSGSSVLTISVGSLLVGLVVASFSSF, from the exons ATGGCAGCAAAGCTGAGCCTTTCTCTTGTTCTATGTGTGCTGGCCATCTGGGCAGTTGATTTTGCCCATGGTGGGTCCTCAGACAACGCCCCAGCGCCGTCTGTGGACTGTTCCAGCCTGATCTTGAACATGGCTGAATGCTTGTCCTTTGTTTCCGAGGGTAGCAGCGCAACCAAGCCGGAGGGAAATTGCTGTGCCGGCCTCAAGACGGTAATCAAGGTTGATGCTGACTGTCTCTGTGAGGCCTTCAAGAGCAGTGCTTCTCTAGGCGTGGTCCTGAATGTCACAAAGGCTATGTCCCTCCCCGCTGCTTGCAATGTCTCCGGTTCCGCTGTATCTAATTGTGCAC TGTCTCCTGCTGCTGCTGAGTCTGCTCCTG TTGCTGCTCCTCCAGGGACGGCTATAGGAGGGAATGAGGTACCACCAGCATCAGCACCAGCACCATCTTCAGGGAGCTCAGGTTCTTCAGTTCTCACTATTTCAGTTGGATCCCTACTTGTTGGCTTAGTGGTTGCATCATTTTCGAGTTTTTGA
- the LOC109003241 gene encoding chlorophyll a-b binding protein CP24 10A, chloroplastic-like, translating to MAATSGAVLNGLGSSFLCGGKRSQQRLLSAVDVGARVGVAVGPKKLINVVAAAQPKKSWLPGVRAGGNLVDPEWLDGSLPGDYGFDPLGLGKDPAFLKWYREAELIHGRWAMAAVVGIFVGQAWSGIPWFEAGAAPGAVAPFSFGTLLGTQLLLMGWVESKRWVDFFNPDSQSVEWATPWSKTAENFANSTGEQGYPGGKFFDPLGLAGTIKDGVYIPDVEKLERLKLAEIKHARIAMLAMLIFYFEAGQGKTPLGALGL from the exons ATGGCTGCTACCTCCGGTGCAGTGCTAAATGGGTTGGGATCTTCTTTCTTGTGTGGAGGAAAGAGAAGCCAGCAGAGGTTGTTGTCTGCTGTTGATGTTGGAGCCAGGGTGGGTGTCGCTGTTGGGCCTAAGAAGTTGATTAATGTGGTGGCTGCTGCTCAACCAAAGAAGTCTTGGCTTCCTGGTGTGAGAGCTGGTGGCAACTTGGTCGATCCCGAGTGGCTCGATGGCTC ACTCCCAGGTGACTATGGTTTTGATCCACTAGGACTAGGAAAGGACCCAGCATTTCTGAAATGGTACAGAGAGGCCGAGCTCATTCATGGGAGGTGGGCAATGGCCGCTGTTGTCGGGATCTTTGTCGGCCAGGCATGGAGCGGTATCCCATGGTTTGAGGCTGGAGCTGCCCCTGGTGCAGTTGCTCCCTTCTCCTTTGGGACTCTCCTCGGCACGCAGCTTCTCCTCATGGGCTGGGTTGAGAGCAAAAGATGGGTGGATTTCTTCAACCCCGATTCGCAGTCCGTCGAATGGGCAACACCGTGGTCGAAGACTGCTGAGAACTTCGCCAATTCCACAGGGGAACAAGGCTACCCGGGTGGCAAATTCTTCGACCCATTGGGGTTAGCCGGCACGATTAAGGACGGCGTCTACATTCCGGACGTGGAGAAGCTGGAGAGACTGAAGTTGGCTGAAATCAAGCATGCGAGGATTGCCATGCTAGCCATGCTAATTTTCTACTTCGAGGCTGGACAAGGGAAGACACCTCTTGGTGCTCTTGGCTTGTAA
- the LOC109003242 gene encoding uncharacterized protein LOC109003242, which produces MDFRLNHAINSPSSSSSSSSTPNPPITTTIAAVTTTASAADSDPMQSWWESVSRARSRIHALSSILSDSSPNSSDSSSSSSFSFSSLADSDRPALSLLSSPTAYSLVSSALSSPLSGSGSDPLCQWLYDTYLSSDPHLRLVVLSFLPLLSALYLSRVHSSESPSLAGFEAVLLALYASEIKSRNGKPLLISIPDLSQPSLYHAPRRTTTNNSNSASPVQSRPSVGVLSQPLEPQIAVKSTKRACIVGVALDCYYKQISQMPSWSKLEFCRSVAVWAGQDCSCRREFDKDDEFENCTSFSENGNGNEIEIEGIVEEMGKVEIVRNGENLESKGTRIPLPWELLQPALKILGHCLLAPLNSQDVKDAAAMAVRSLYARATHDLVPQAILATRSLIQLDRRTRAAAKLEAKADAKANASSNSNTPSKAKKPEILLVSK; this is translated from the coding sequence ATGGATTTCCGCCTCAACCATGCTATTAACTccccctcatcctcctcctcctcctcctccacccccAATCCCCCAATTACTACCACCATCGCCGCCGTAACCACCACTGCTAGCGCCGCCGATTCTGATCCCATGCAGTCCTGGTGGGAGTCCGTCTCCAGAGCCCGCTCCCGCATCCACGCCCTCTCCTCCATCCTCTCCGATTCTTCCCCCAATTCCTCCgattcctcctcctcctcttccttttccttctcttccctCGCCGACTCCGACCGCCCCGCCCTCTCCCTCCTCTCCTCCCCCACCGCCTACTCCCTCGTCTCTTCCGCCCTCTCCTCCCCGCTCTCCGGCTCCGGCTCCGACCCCCTCTGCCAATGGCTCTACGACACCTACCTCTCCTCTGACCCCCATCTCCGACTCGTCGTTCTCTCCTTCCTCCCTCTCCTCTCCGCCCTCTACCTCTCCCGCGTCCACTCCTCCGAATCCCCGTCGCTCGCCGGCTTCGAGGCCGTACTCCTTGCCCTCTACGCCTCAGAGATCAAATCCCGCAACGGCAAGCCCCTCCTCATCTCCATACCCGACCTCTCCCAACCCTCCCTCTACCACGCCCCCCGCCGCACCACCACCAACAACAGTAATTCTGCATCCCCTGTTCAATCAAGACCCTCCGTTGGGGTTTTGTCGCAACCTCTGGAGCCGCAGATTGCCGTTAAATCAACCAAACGCGCTTGCATCGTCGGGGTCGCGCTTGATTGCTATTACAAGCAGATCTCGCAGATGCCGAGCTGGTCCAAGCTCGAATTTTGCCGTTCCGTAGCTGTGTGGGCGGGGCAGGACTGTTCTTGTAGAAGAGAGTTCGACAAGGACGATGAATTTGAGAATTGTACCTCTTTTTCGGAGAATGGGAATGGaaatgagattgagattgagggCATAGTGGAAGAGATGGGCAAAGTGGAGATTGTGAGAAATGGGGAGAATTTGGAATCCAAGGGGACCAGAATTCCGCTACCTTGGGAGCTATTGCAGCCGGCGTTGAAGATTCTGGGGCATTGCTTGTTGGCTCCGTTGAATTCGCAAGATGTTAAGGATGCAGCAGCCATGGCAGTGAGGAGCTTGTATGCCAGAGCGACTCATGATTTGGTTCCACAGGCAATCTTGGCGACGCGGAGTCTCATTCAGCTTGATAGAAGGACGCGCGCGGCTGCCAAGTTGGAGGCCAAAGCAGATGCGAAGGCGAATGCATCTTCGAATTCTAACACGCCTAGCAAGGCTAAGAAACCTGAAATCCTGTTGGTTTCCAAGTGA